Proteins co-encoded in one Pseudobdellovibrionaceae bacterium genomic window:
- a CDS encoding pyridoxal phosphate-dependent aminotransferase family protein — protein sequence MSKFEQLKKLDESRLYNLPIEAVNGRELSSRGRKLLDFVNTNYLGFEFDLAHSIRAEEYQRQWGSLCGWSRMEIDADIYPTLEKRVSEFLGAKETLLSHTITLTNFSLIPGIVGKGTLFCDEIVHAVVFEACRLARDHGAQLKRFKHQNWEDLEAQLKDPSLPSPKLICVDGVYSVSSEIADIRRLHELCRKYDAYLYVDDAHGFGVLGENPTVENPYGTGGTGVVRHFGENFERIFYVTSFGKAFSSHTAFAAIPDAYQENYRSFCTQYLFSAGMSPRTIGEVHDVLDFNASEGEFRRAKLRGLVRRFVQGIQSLGFACWNVKEQPVIYVPVGDLDTFMKAAAFMDRAGIIAGLRAYPLVGKNECGFRFAVTALHETRHIDQALTALADLRHMMGPHLLERSA from the coding sequence ATGAGCAAATTCGAGCAGCTCAAAAAGCTGGATGAGTCACGCCTGTACAATCTGCCGATCGAGGCCGTGAACGGCCGCGAACTCAGCTCGCGCGGGCGTAAGCTGCTCGACTTCGTGAACACGAACTATCTGGGTTTCGAATTCGATTTGGCGCACTCGATCCGTGCGGAGGAATACCAGCGCCAGTGGGGATCGCTTTGCGGCTGGTCGCGCATGGAGATCGACGCCGACATCTATCCCACGCTCGAAAAACGCGTCAGCGAATTTCTCGGCGCGAAGGAAACCCTGCTCTCGCATACGATCACCCTGACCAACTTCAGCCTGATTCCCGGCATCGTCGGCAAAGGCACGCTTTTCTGCGACGAGATCGTTCACGCCGTCGTCTTCGAGGCCTGCCGTCTGGCGCGCGATCACGGCGCGCAGCTGAAACGCTTCAAACATCAGAACTGGGAGGACCTCGAAGCCCAGCTGAAAGATCCGTCCCTGCCCTCGCCGAAACTGATTTGCGTGGACGGAGTCTACAGTGTTTCCAGTGAGATCGCCGACATCCGTCGCCTGCATGAGCTTTGCCGGAAATACGACGCCTACCTCTACGTCGATGATGCCCATGGCTTCGGCGTCTTGGGTGAAAATCCCACCGTCGAGAATCCCTACGGCACCGGCGGCACCGGGGTCGTTCGCCACTTCGGTGAAAACTTCGAAAGAATTTTCTACGTCACCAGCTTCGGGAAAGCATTCAGCTCACATACGGCGTTCGCCGCGATTCCGGACGCCTATCAAGAAAACTACCGCAGCTTCTGCACCCAATATCTTTTCTCGGCCGGCATGAGCCCCCGCACGATCGGCGAAGTGCATGACGTCCTCGACTTCAATGCGAGCGAAGGCGAATTCCGGCGCGCGAAACTTCGTGGACTCGTACGCCGCTTCGTCCAAGGAATTCAAAGTCTGGGTTTCGCTTGCTGGAACGTGAAAGAACAGCCGGTGATCTACGTGCCCGTGGGCGACCTGGACACCTTCATGAAGGCGGCCGCGTTTATGGACCGGGCGGGCATCATCGCGGGTCTACGCGCGTACCCCTTGGTGGGAAAAAACGAGTGCGGCTTCCGCTTCGCGGTCACCGCACTTCACGAGACTCGACATATCGATCAGGCCCTGACGGCCCTCGCGGACCTTCGTCACATGATGGGGCCGCATCTGCTCGAGCGCAGCGCCTAG
- a CDS encoding elongation factor G: MAKTWDINKVRNIGISAHIDSGKTTLSERILFYGGRIHAIHDVKGKDGVGATMDFMDLEREKGITIQSACTQVHWKDYTVNLIDTPGHVDFTVEVERSLRVLDGAVLVLCGVAGVQSQSITVDRQMKRYGVPRLAFVNKLDRQGANPFRVQQALVEKLKLNAVMFQVPIGLEDKHAGNVDLVTMKAYRNEGDSGENVVEIPIPEDLKAQAEEYRQILIEKLADVDEGIGEKFLMEQEITIEDIQAATRKAVIALKLVPVFCGSAFKNKGVQLLLDAVAAYLPTPAEKHEFALDLDNNEAKVPLVPDSTKPLVALAFKLQDTPFGQLTFMRVYQGKLSKGDFIINTTNSKSVKIPRVVRMHAEKMEDLESAEAGDIVAMFGIDCASGDTFVHEGTNVAMQSMHVPDAVISLAIAPKDKTSTNNFSKALQKFRKEDPTFRVHRDEESAETIIQGMGELHLEIYVERMKREFNCDVIVGAPQVAYRETIAQEASYDYQHKKQTGGSGQYAKVVGKIDPLPPQEDGKTFLFENKVVGGRIPKEFIPAVEEGFAEQCAKGPLIGFPIVGVHVELHDGAYHDVDSSYMAFKIAAMAAMREVYPKAKPQVLEPMMKLETTVPEEYQGPATGQINQRRGVIQNTSSIEGNAVIEAHVPLTEMFGYATDLRSATKGKGEFTMEFSHYAVVPRNIQEDLVKKYQEKRAAENK; the protein is encoded by the coding sequence ATGGCTAAGACATGGGACATTAACAAAGTCCGCAATATCGGGATTTCCGCGCACATCGATTCGGGAAAGACGACTCTTTCAGAGCGCATCCTGTTTTACGGTGGACGCATCCACGCAATTCACGACGTGAAGGGAAAAGATGGCGTCGGCGCCACCATGGACTTCATGGATCTCGAGCGTGAAAAAGGAATCACGATCCAGTCGGCTTGTACTCAGGTCCACTGGAAAGACTATACCGTGAACCTCATCGACACTCCCGGGCACGTCGACTTCACCGTCGAAGTGGAGCGCTCGCTGCGCGTCCTGGATGGCGCGGTCCTCGTCCTTTGCGGCGTCGCCGGCGTTCAATCCCAGTCGATCACCGTCGACCGCCAAATGAAACGTTACGGCGTTCCCCGCCTCGCGTTCGTCAACAAACTCGACCGTCAGGGCGCCAACCCCTTCCGCGTGCAACAGGCCTTGGTTGAAAAACTGAAGCTGAACGCGGTCATGTTCCAAGTGCCGATCGGTCTTGAGGACAAACACGCCGGTAACGTCGATCTGGTCACGATGAAAGCGTACCGGAACGAAGGTGACTCGGGTGAAAACGTCGTCGAAATCCCGATCCCCGAAGATCTCAAAGCGCAAGCGGAAGAGTACCGCCAGATTCTGATCGAGAAGCTCGCGGACGTCGACGAAGGCATCGGCGAAAAGTTCCTGATGGAGCAAGAAATCACCATCGAAGACATCCAAGCGGCGACCCGTAAGGCCGTCATCGCTTTGAAACTCGTTCCCGTTTTCTGCGGTTCGGCTTTCAAGAACAAAGGCGTCCAGCTTCTGCTCGACGCGGTCGCGGCTTATCTGCCCACGCCCGCCGAGAAGCACGAGTTCGCGCTCGACCTGGACAACAACGAAGCGAAAGTCCCGCTCGTTCCGGATTCGACCAAACCCTTGGTCGCCCTGGCGTTCAAACTCCAGGACACTCCGTTCGGTCAGCTGACGTTCATGCGCGTCTACCAAGGCAAGTTGTCGAAAGGTGATTTCATCATCAATACGACCAACAGCAAGAGCGTGAAAATTCCGCGTGTCGTCCGGATGCACGCCGAGAAGATGGAAGACCTCGAATCCGCGGAAGCGGGCGACATCGTCGCGATGTTCGGTATCGATTGCGCGTCGGGTGACACTTTCGTCCACGAAGGCACCAACGTTGCGATGCAGTCGATGCACGTTCCCGATGCGGTCATCTCGCTGGCGATCGCTCCCAAGGATAAGACGTCGACCAACAACTTCTCCAAGGCGCTGCAAAAGTTCCGTAAGGAAGATCCGACCTTCCGCGTTCACCGTGACGAAGAATCGGCCGAGACCATCATCCAAGGTATGGGCGAGCTTCACTTGGAGATCTACGTCGAGCGGATGAAGCGTGAGTTCAACTGCGACGTCATCGTCGGAGCTCCGCAGGTCGCTTACCGTGAGACCATCGCGCAAGAAGCGTCTTACGATTACCAGCACAAAAAGCAGACCGGTGGTTCGGGTCAGTACGCGAAAGTCGTCGGCAAGATCGATCCGCTCCCTCCGCAAGAGGACGGAAAGACCTTCCTGTTCGAGAACAAAGTCGTCGGTGGACGTATTCCGAAGGAATTCATCCCGGCGGTGGAAGAAGGTTTCGCCGAGCAGTGCGCGAAGGGTCCGCTCATCGGTTTCCCGATCGTCGGCGTTCACGTCGAACTGCATGATGGTGCTTACCACGATGTCGACTCGAGCTACATGGCGTTCAAAATCGCGGCGATGGCGGCGATGCGTGAGGTTTACCCCAAAGCGAAGCCCCAGGTCCTCGAGCCCATGATGAAGCTGGAAACCACCGTTCCCGAGGAATACCAGGGACCGGCGACCGGCCAAATCAACCAGCGTCGTGGCGTGATCCAGAACACCAGCTCGATCGAAGGCAACGCGGTCATCGAAGCCCACGTTCCCCTCACCGAGATGTTCGGTTACGCGACCGATCTGCGTTCGGCCACGAAAGGAAAAGGCGAGTTCACGATGGAATTCTCGCACTACGCGGTCGTTCCCCGGAACATCCAAGAAGACCTTGTCAAGAAGTACCAAGAGAAGCGCGCGGCCGAAAACAAATAA
- a CDS encoding leucyl/phenylalanyl-tRNA--protein transferase, which produces MNAAMLKAAYAKGIFPWPQEGMPWLWFSPDPRGVLDFADLHIPRSLAKARRRVEDSWEFRLNGDFAAVMTECQLKPRPGQDGTWIMPEMIPAYGALFDEGQALCVEARWDGQLVGGIYGVLSERYFSAESMFFHVSDASKLCLWFLLEELQRRGHTWADMQMVTSVVESLGGKYIEREEFLKRIGV; this is translated from the coding sequence ATGAACGCGGCGATGCTGAAAGCCGCCTACGCCAAAGGGATTTTTCCGTGGCCGCAAGAGGGAATGCCGTGGCTTTGGTTTTCGCCGGACCCCCGCGGGGTTTTGGACTTCGCGGATCTGCATATCCCGCGTTCGCTGGCGAAAGCGCGCCGCCGGGTCGAGGACTCCTGGGAGTTCCGGTTGAATGGCGATTTCGCGGCGGTCATGACCGAATGTCAGTTGAAGCCCCGCCCCGGCCAAGACGGGACGTGGATCATGCCCGAGATGATTCCGGCCTATGGCGCGCTGTTTGACGAGGGGCAGGCCCTTTGCGTCGAAGCCCGTTGGGACGGCCAGCTCGTCGGCGGCATTTACGGCGTTCTTTCCGAGAGGTATTTCTCGGCCGAGTCGATGTTTTTTCATGTGAGCGACGCCTCGAAATTGTGTTTGTGGTTTTTGCTCGAGGAGCTTCAGCGCCGGGGCCACACCTGGGCCGATATGCAGATGGTGACCTCGGTGGTGGAGAGTCTGGGCGGGAAGTACATCGAACGTGAAGAGTTCCTCAAGCGCATCGGCGTTTAG
- a CDS encoding ATP-dependent DNA helicase RecQ, whose translation MQSAKTSTTTPDPAFLKRVFGLDQFRPFQAEALTHVLEKRDLLLLLPTGGGKSLVYQYVAGLGEGLVLVVSPLIALMDDQVLKTEKLGLRGRQLHSGLDRPTREARLKEVDEGKVDILFVTPERFRKPEFREVLAALVARGELRLLAVDEAHCISQWGHDFRPDYSRLGEIRTFLGHPPTIALTATATANVQNDILKSLNMEGATILRAPMHRTNLGLHVHDVYGWDEKIRGIFGLHHQVVASGGGSVVVYTALINSLYKVKRELERLGLQPLMYHGQLNAGQRRKTLRDFMADDNAIMLATPAFGLGIDKPNIRCVIHAEIPGSIESYFQEVGRAGRDGLPATGQLLLDQDDLSIQEEFLKWGNPEEPVIEQVYRLIEKRDPDLDQRGFDYLREMINFHNKRDYRAETSVAMLERWGCLAVATDLRFPYVAVGEPGQAEFSSMKTETRRRVTSQKLYQLAQLLEMKSGCRQQDVLAYFGESIAPCGICDLCAAKGAGA comes from the coding sequence ATGCAAAGCGCAAAAACCTCGACCACCACGCCCGATCCGGCCTTCCTGAAGCGGGTTTTCGGACTGGACCAATTCCGCCCTTTCCAGGCGGAAGCTCTCACGCATGTGCTCGAAAAACGGGATCTGCTTTTGCTTCTGCCGACGGGGGGAGGCAAGTCCCTGGTCTATCAGTACGTGGCGGGCCTGGGCGAGGGGCTCGTGCTGGTGGTGAGCCCGCTCATCGCGCTGATGGACGATCAAGTTTTGAAAACCGAGAAGTTGGGGCTGCGGGGACGGCAGCTTCACTCGGGGCTGGACAGGCCCACGCGTGAGGCACGCCTCAAAGAAGTGGATGAAGGCAAGGTCGACATCCTGTTCGTGACCCCCGAGCGCTTTCGTAAACCTGAATTTCGTGAGGTTTTGGCCGCGCTCGTCGCGCGCGGGGAGCTGCGCCTGCTTGCGGTCGATGAGGCCCACTGTATTTCGCAGTGGGGTCATGATTTCCGTCCCGACTATTCACGCCTGGGAGAGATCCGCACTTTCCTTGGCCACCCGCCGACCATCGCGTTGACCGCGACGGCGACGGCGAATGTACAAAACGACATTTTGAAGAGTCTGAACATGGAGGGCGCGACGATCCTGCGCGCGCCCATGCACCGGACGAATCTGGGCCTTCATGTCCATGACGTCTATGGCTGGGACGAGAAGATTCGCGGTATTTTCGGTTTGCACCATCAGGTCGTGGCGAGTGGCGGAGGATCGGTCGTCGTCTACACGGCGCTGATCAACTCCCTTTATAAAGTGAAGCGGGAGTTGGAGCGTTTGGGGCTTCAGCCCCTCATGTACCACGGGCAGCTGAATGCGGGTCAGCGGCGCAAGACCCTGCGCGATTTCATGGCGGACGACAACGCGATCATGTTGGCGACGCCCGCGTTCGGCCTCGGTATCGATAAACCCAATATCCGCTGCGTGATCCATGCGGAAATTCCCGGCTCCATCGAATCCTATTTTCAAGAGGTCGGCCGCGCGGGACGGGACGGACTTCCCGCGACGGGGCAGCTGCTGCTGGATCAAGACGATCTCAGTATCCAAGAGGAGTTCCTGAAGTGGGGGAATCCGGAAGAGCCCGTCATCGAGCAGGTCTACCGACTGATCGAAAAGCGCGACCCCGACTTGGATCAGCGGGGCTTCGATTATCTGCGCGAGATGATCAACTTCCACAATAAACGCGACTACCGCGCTGAAACTTCGGTGGCGATGCTCGAGCGTTGGGGCTGTTTGGCGGTGGCGACGGACTTGCGTTTCCCTTACGTCGCGGTGGGGGAGCCGGGCCAGGCCGAGTTCTCGTCGATGAAAACGGAGACGCGTCGGCGGGTGACGTCGCAAAAGCTTTACCAGCTGGCGCAGCTGCTCGAAATGAAAAGCGGCTGCCGTCAGCAGGATGTGCTCGCCTACTTCGGCGAGAGTATCGCGCCCTGCGGGATCTGTGATTTGTGTGCGGCGAAGGGAGCCGGCGCGTGA